The Acidianus infernus genome window below encodes:
- the spt4 gene encoding transcription elongation factor subunit Spt4 yields the protein MPKSSIFKACRNCKALVLPDQEVCPICGSTSFTEDWEGMVIILNENSELMNLIGAKKPWRYAINIK from the coding sequence ATGCCTAAATCATCAATTTTTAAAGCGTGCAGAAATTGTAAGGCATTAGTTTTGCCAGATCAAGAAGTATGTCCAATATGCGGAAGTACGAGTTTTACTGAGGATTGGGAAGGGATGGTTATAATATTGAATGAGAATTCTGAATTAATGAACTTAATAGGTGCAAAGAAACCTTGGAGATACGCGATAAATATAAAGTAG
- a CDS encoding GTP-dependent dephospho-CoA kinase family protein, producing MPKEVRKELSRPYGILFKSTEKLLKYADNFERIITVGDVVTQELLKNNRSVFLSIVDGKTKRNIKLNMKFSNYVTVKNEPGIIRLSAMSYIKSALNSSLSSVIYVDGEEDLLVIPATIYGREGDLVIYGQPNAGAVALEVCEATKWRVNDIFSKFNVKKC from the coding sequence TTGCCAAAGGAAGTTAGAAAAGAACTTTCAAGACCGTATGGCATTCTTTTTAAATCTACTGAAAAACTCCTAAAATATGCAGATAATTTCGAAAGAATAATTACTGTAGGAGACGTTGTTACTCAAGAGTTACTAAAGAATAATAGAAGTGTATTTCTATCTATAGTAGACGGTAAGACTAAAAGGAATATAAAATTGAATATGAAATTTTCGAATTATGTTACAGTAAAAAATGAGCCGGGTATAATAAGACTTTCAGCAATGTCTTATATTAAGTCTGCATTAAATTCTTCATTAAGTTCTGTAATTTATGTTGACGGAGAAGAAGATTTACTTGTAATTCCCGCTACTATATATGGAAGAGAAGGGGATTTAGTTATTTACGGTCAACCTAATGCAGGAGCAGTTGCACTAGAGGTTTGTGAAGCAACAAAGTGGAGAGTTAATGACATATTTTCTAAGTTTAATGTAAAAAAATGTTAA